Proteins encoded together in one Lathamus discolor isolate bLatDis1 chromosome 3, bLatDis1.hap1, whole genome shotgun sequence window:
- the FAM43A gene encoding protein FAM43A: MLPWKRSKVELVAGEVRRQSKPKGYAVSVHYSALTSLARACPESALHRVGSMFRSKRRKFRVTSEDPTYTVLYLGNATTIQSKGEGCTDLAVCKIWSKSEAGRQGTKMKLTISAQGIRMAHAEDKGLRRPGHLYLLHRVTYCVADPRLPRVFAWIYRHELKHKAVMLRCHAVLVSKPEKAKAMALLLYQTSATALAEFRRLKKRDDARHQQQQLVGEQSIPLVPLRKLLNGQCCYKPPVERSRSAPKLGSITEDLLGEEQEERAMHCDCEDILEALGEPEGELLRAGAGRGEGQELGQLLRDLGELSLGNDLRSLRADLRVRRLLSGESTGSESSLESNGPDGAAPPCNGAEQPPPGDPETG; this comes from the coding sequence ATGCTGCCCTGGAAGCGGAGCAAGGTGGAGCTGGTGGCGGGCGAGGTGCGGCGGCAGAGCAAACCCAAGGGGTACGCGGTGAGCGTGCACTACTCGGCGCTCACCTCGCTGGCCCGCGCCTGCCCCGAGAGCGCCCTGCACCGTGTGGGCAGCATGTTCCGCTCCAAGCGGCGGAAATTCCGCGTGACCAGCGAGGACCCCACGTACACTGTGCTCTACCTGGGCAACGCCACCACCATCCAGTCCAAGGGCGAGGGCTGCACCGACCTGGCCGTCTGCAAGATCTGGAGCAAGAGCGAAGCGGGCCGGCAGGGCACCAAGATGAAGCTGACCATCAGCGCGCAGGGCATCCGCATGGCCCACGCCGAGGACAAGGGGCTGCGCCGGCCGGGCCACCTCTACCTGCTGCACCGGGTCACCTATTGCGTGGCCGACCCGCGCCTGCCGCGCGTCTTCGCCTGGATCTACCGCCACGAGCTGAAGCACAAGGCGGTGATGCTGCGGTGCCACGCCGTGCTGGTCTCTAAGCCCGAGAAGGCGAAGGCCATGGCCCTGCTGCTCTACCAGACCTCGGCCACGGCGCTGGCCGAGTTTCGCCGGCTGAAGAAGCGGGACGACGCGcggcaccagcagcagcagctggtgggCGAGCAGAGCATCCCGCTGGTGCCGCTGCGCAAGCTGCTCAACGGGCAGTGCTGCTACAAGCCGCCGGTGGAGCGGAGCCGCAGCGCGCCCAAGCTGGGCTCCATCACGGAGGACCTGCTGGgcgaggagcaggaggagcggGCCATGCACTGCGACTGCGAGGACATCCTGGAGGCGCTGGGCGAGCCCGAGGGCGAGCTGCTGCGCGCCGGCGCCGGCCGCGGCGAGGGCCAGGAGCTGGGCCAGCTCCTCCGCGACCTGGGCGAGCTCAGCCTGGGCAACGACCTGCGCTCGCTGCGCGCCGACCTCCGCGTCCGCCGGCTGCTCTCCGGCGAAAGCACGGGCAGCGAGTCCTCCCTGGAGAGCAACGGCCCGGACGGCGCCGCCCCACCCTGCAACGGCGCCGAGCAGCCGCCCCCCGGCGACCCCGAGACCGGATGA